Genomic DNA from Gilliamella sp. ESL0441:
ATTGGAACCGTGTCGCCAATGCTGTTTTATTTTTTTCATACCAATAACATTGGACTGGAATCACAAGGATATTCATTCTTCATTTCTATGGCAATTGATGATGGTCTTGACATCACTACTTTAACCTTTTGGCAAGCTGCTTTGGCTACATTTATTGATACTACAAAAATTATTATTTTAATATATGCCTTTTATCAACTAAGATTGCTATTCGTTAATTTTGGGGAAGCAGATTATTTTTCAATTAAATCAGCAAACTACTGTTACAAATTTGGTAAATTATTGGTGATATGGGCGGTAGTAGGAGTCTTATCAGAACCGATATTAACGGCTATATTAAGTTACCATCAGCCTGAGCCTTATTTTTCGATATCCTTTGCTAGCGAAGATTTTATGACACTACTTTTAGCGGCAAGTATTATGTTTATCGGTCAAATCTTAAAGAAAGCCTGTCAGATCGCCGAAGAAAATAGACAGTTTATCTAAATATGGCATATAAATAATAACGTTAAGTACGATACAATGACGTTAACCTAGAAACCGATTTAATAGGATCTTAATGTGGCAATTATTATAAATTTAGATGTGATGCTGGCTAAACGCAAAGTTAAATCCAAAGACTTAGCGGCCGCAATCGGCATTACAGAACAAAATTTATCATTACTTAAGCAAGGTAAAGTAAAAGGATTCAGGCTAGCAACCCTCGAGGCAATCTGTAAACATTTAGATTGCCAACCGGGTGATATACTGGAATATAATGATAAAGAGTAAATGATTAACTTATTGCAAATAAGGCGGCTTCCTGGGCATGCAATAAAGCAGTATCAAAAAACGGCGTCAGACAATCTTTCTGTTGGATTAATAAACCAATTTCGGTGCAACCCAGTATAACGCCTTGTGCACCTTGCTTAACAAGTTTATCAATAATATTAAGATAAGCTTGCTTAGCGCTTGGCTTAATTATGCCATGGCAGAGTTCATCATAGATAATTTGATTGATGATCATTCTATCTTGCTCATCGGGAATAAGCACTTTTAATCCTTTATTAATCAGTTTTGATTTATAAAAGTCTTGTTCCATCGTATATTTTGTTCCAAGCAAAGCAACGGTTTGAATATTTTCTTTGATTAAGTGCTGTGCCGTAACATCAGCAATATGAAGAATGGGAATATCAATGGCTGCTTGAATCTGATCTGCGACTTTATGCATAGTATTGGTACAAATCACGATGAAATCTGCCCCAGCTAATGCTAGTCTTTTCGCTGCATCAATTAAAATAAGCGCACTTTTATCCCACTCACCATTGGCTTGGCAATGTTCAATTTCTTGAAAATCGACACTATATAAAAGTGTTTTCGCTGAATGTAATCCTCCTAATGATTGTCCTACCTTTTGATTGATAACTTGATAATAAGTCACGGTACTTTCCCAGCTCATCCCGCCGATTAAACCTATTGTTTTCATTTTATTCATCCTTAACGTACTAAATCATAATATAACTTCTTTAAGATATCTTTTAGTTTATTATTAAAAGTTTATGTATCTCTTCTCTCAAAAAATAGTACTAATGTTATAATTTATCTTATTGGAATTTAAGATAAAAAACAATTAATGTCTAAACCGTTATCAAGTTATCATCCCTTACTTTATTGGTTAAGGGTAAATCAGCGCCGCTTGTTTCGTCATTTGTTCTGGTATTGTTCTTCGCGTCGAACGTAGTCATGATTTACGTTTACCATATCGATATAAAAAACATACATCCAAATTAATACGTCGATTGGGTAACAGCGATATTCAGCTTCAATACAATAAAGTCATAAATCTAAAAATTGCAGTTGATTCGTTAAATGGAATCTTAATTAAACCAGGTGAATATTTTTCGTTTTGTCGATTAGTCGGAAAACCAACTAAAAAGCGAGGATTTGTGAATGGAATGGAACTTTCATTTGGTGTAGCTCGTTCCGGTATTGGCGGTGGTATATGTCAGATTAGTAATCTAATTCATTGGTTAGCTCTCCATTCAGAACTCCAAATAGTCGAA
This window encodes:
- a CDS encoding DUF2975 domain-containing protein, yielding MNTDIAKNQTRLNQYCKFMAVLILLPILFMLIGTVSPMLFYFFHTNNIGLESQGYSFFISMAIDDGLDITTLTFWQAALATFIDTTKIIILIYAFYQLRLLFVNFGEADYFSIKSANYCYKFGKLLVIWAVVGVLSEPILTAILSYHQPEPYFSISFASEDFMTLLLAASIMFIGQILKKACQIAEENRQFI
- a CDS encoding helix-turn-helix transcriptional regulator; the encoded protein is MAIIINLDVMLAKRKVKSKDLAAAIGITEQNLSLLKQGKVKGFRLATLEAICKHLDCQPGDILEYNDKE
- a CDS encoding aspartate/glutamate racemase family protein yields the protein MKTIGLIGGMSWESTVTYYQVINQKVGQSLGGLHSAKTLLYSVDFQEIEHCQANGEWDKSALILIDAAKRLALAGADFIVICTNTMHKVADQIQAAIDIPILHIADVTAQHLIKENIQTVALLGTKYTMEQDFYKSKLINKGLKVLIPDEQDRMIINQIIYDELCHGIIKPSAKQAYLNIIDKLVKQGAQGVILGCTEIGLLIQQKDCLTPFFDTALLHAQEAALFAIS